GCACCAGGCGCATCAGGACGAATACCGCCACCCCGATCACGATCAGCACGAGGGGATAGCTCGGCACGATCATCCCGCCCACCGTGATCGGGCCGTCAAACGGCGCGGGCGGCGAGACACTCTTGATGTCGGCGCCCCAGCGGTTGCGGATCAGGTCCGAGATCACGAAAGTGAGCCCGAGTGTGGCGAGCACCTGGCGCAGCTCGTGCCCGTGCAGGCGCGAGAGCAGCAGCCGGTCGGCGAGAACGCCGAGCAGCGCTCCGGCGACGGTGGCCCCGAGCACGCCGAGCCAGAAGTTGCCGGTCAGGCCCGTCAGCGTGAGGCCGATATACGCCGCGAGCACGTAAAAGGCCCCGTGCGCGAGGTTCGCCACCTTGGCGACCCCGAAGATCAGCGAGAAGCCCGCCGAGAGAAGAAACAGCAGCGACCCGAAAGCGAGGCTGTTGACGAGTTGCAGCAGAATAAGTTGCATTTCACCTCCGGCAGAGAGCGAGCAGAGACGGAAGCCCGAACGATCCTGAGCAGGGCGCCTTCTTCTGGACTTTTGGAGCTCCGGTTTCAGGGCAGCTTAGGGAGCGACTCAGCGGGGAACAACAGACCGTTCGCCATACGCGAACGCGGCGGCGCGGCCAGCCGCTTTGCCAACCTGGCGCGGAACTCGGTTACTTGCCGGGGTCAGCAAACGATCCGAGACTCACGACCGTCTTGTTGACGAGGCCGCGCGGACCATTGACGACCTGACGGACATAGATATTGTGCACGACATTCTGGGTGCCGGGATCAAAGCGGAAGGTGCCGTGCGGCGAGGGAAAGTGGACCGTTCTCAGGGCCGCGAGCAGCGCCGCCTTGTTGTCGGTCCTGCCCTTGGTCTTCCGCAGCGCCTCGACGATCACGCGCGCCGTGTCCCAGCCGCGCAGGGCGAAGACACCGGGCACCTCGTTGTACTTTTTCTGGTAGGCACCCATGAACAGGCGGTTTTGCTCATTGGTGAGGTCCTGGACCCAGGCAGAAACGCTGATCGTCCCCACCACACCCTGATCCACCGAGTTCAGCAGCTTCTCGTCGACCATCTCGCCCGACACCGCGAGCTTGACCGACTTTTGCAGCCCGAACTGCACGAACTGTTTCATGAACAGTACGGCGTCTGACCCGCTAAGAAAGGCGTAGACGGCCTCGGGCCTGGCCGCCGCGATCCGGGCGAGGTAGGGGCTGAAGTCGGGGCTGCCGAGCGGCGTGTACACCTCGCCCACGACTTTGCCGCCCGCCCCCGTGTACGCCGCCTTGAAATCCGCGACCGAGTCCCTGCCGAAGGCGTAGTCGGCGGCCAGAAGGAAAACATTTTTACTCACTTTCTGCGCGACATACTTGCCAAAAGGATGGCTGAACTGCCAGCCCGAGCCCGAGGCGCGGAAGACGTAGGGATTCTTGCGGCTGCGGGTCAAGTCGTTGCCGAGGGCGTTGAATACGACGAGCGGCACCCTGGCCTTCTCGACCACCGGTGCGAGGGCGTAAGCACTCGGCGTGAGCACCACCCCCGCGAGCAACTCCACGCGGTCCAGGCTGATCAACTTGTTCGCCTTGCGCAGCGCGACGCCCGCGTCGGCTTCCTCGTCCTCGCGCAGAAGCTGGATGGTGCGCCCCGCCACCCTGTTGCCGATGGAGTCGAGATACAGGGTCATGCCTTTCCAGCCCTCCTCCCCGATCTGCGCGTACACACCGGAAAAGGGCATGATCACGCCGACCTTGACGGGACCGGACGGAGCGCCAGACTGAGCCGACGCGGAGCCCGCGAGCAACAGGAACAGCAGGGTGAGCGGTTTAAGAGCTTGCTTCATAGGGGTCCTCACGAGGTGGGGCGGGCCGGCACCGCACAGAAGGCGCCGGGCGAAAGGGGCGAGCAGAAGGGGGGCTGCCCTACCTGTCTGGATTGGAGTTTGCCTAATACTCAATCACCTGGCAGCAAATGCAGCGCAACGTTTAGCAGGAATAGACCAGCACTTGGTGTTCATATGAAAGATCAAGCCGACTTCGGATTCGTAGGTACTCCAGATGGGCAAGCGTCTCGGCAAGGGCGAAGCGCAGGTGTGGCTCGCTGAGGGCGTGAGGAAAGAGCTGCCGGGTGAGGGCATAAGCGGTCCCCGGACCCTGACGGACTGCGGCCTCCAGCACCGCGAGGCGGGCGTGGTGGTGCGTACGCAGTTCGGCGGCCCGCTCCCGCACCCCCAGGAGTTCCGGGCCGTAATGCCCGACCAGCGCGCGGCGCGGCGCCAGGGCTTCGAGGCGGTCGAGGGTGGTCAGGTAATCGCCGAGCGGATTAGGGCGGCTGTAGGCGTACAGGCCGATATTCGGCGTGATGCGCGGCAGGACAGTGTCGCCAGCGATCAACAACTTCTCCTCCGGTTGCCAGAGGGCGAGGTGTCCGTCGGCGTGACCGGGGAGCCACAGCACCTCCCATTCACAGCCGGCGAGGGTGAGGGTCTGGCCCTCGTGAAGCGGGTGAAGATGCCGCGCCACACGGACCATTTCCCGCACATGACGGTGGAACCGCTCCTGCCCGGCGTGCAGCTCCGGCGGCAGGCCGTGTTCGCGCATATGGGTCAGCACGCGCGGCAGCCAGTCGTCCCACTCGGCCCAGTAGCGCCCGCCATGCTGGATCTCGCGGTCCAGCATGAACACCTGCGCGCCGCCCTCCTCAAACCAACCGGCGAGCCCCGAGTGGTCGGGGTGATGGTGGGTCAGGATCACGCGCTCCACGTCGCCGGGGCGCAGGCCGAGCTGTCCCAGCGCCCCTTCGAGCCCCGCGCGGGCCTGCGGAGTGTCGATGGCGGTGTCCACCAGCGTGACCGCTCCCCCCTGACCGGGCGCGGGCCGGTCGACGAGCACGGTCACCGTCTTCATCGGGAAGGGAATCGGCACTTCGAGCGCGTACAGCGAGCCGAGCACCGGGGTCAGGGGGGGCAGCGGCGTGGTCACTTCACCCCCTCGTGCTCGGCGAGGTCGGTGGGCAGGCCGTCCCAGTCGGGTGAACGCTTCTCCAGAAACGCACTCACGCCCTCTCTCAGGCTCGCCGAGGCGCGGGCGCGGGCGTTGAGCGCCGCCGCCTCGCGCAGGCCGTCCTCGACGCTCAGGTGTGGAGCGCGGGCGAGCATGGCCTTCGTGACCGCAAGGCTGAGCGGCGCGTTGGCGATCACGCTCTGCGCCAGGGCGAGGGCGCGGCTCAGCGCTTGACCTTCCGGGCAGACCTCGGTCACCAGTCCGATGCGCGCGGCCTCCTCACCCCCGATCAGCCGGGCGCTGAGCAGCAGGTCACGGGCGTGCTTCTCGGCGATCTGCCGGGTGAGGAACACCGCCACGAGCGCCGCCACGAAGCCGATCTTGGCCTCCGTGAAGCCGATCTTCGCGCGCCCTTCCATCACGGCGAAGTCGCAGGCACACACCAGCCCCGCGCCCGCCGCGACCGCGTGGCCGTTCACAGCGGCAAAGGTCGGCTTGGGAAAGAGATAGAGCGTCTCCAGCAGCGTCCGGAAGGCGTCGGCGTCGGCGCGGTGCTCCTCGGGGCGGCGCTCTGCCATCGCCCGCAGCTCTTCCACGTCGAGGCCGCCGCAAAATGCCGCGCCGTCGCCGGTCAGGACGACGCCGCGCACCGCCGGATCTGCGCGGGCCACCTCCAGCGCCGCCCTCAGCTCGCCGATCAGGGGCGTGCTCAGCGCGTTGCGGACCTCCGGGCGACTGAGCGTCAGCACGAGAAGGGAGCCGCGCTGCTCCCGGCGCAGGGCGGACTCGGGCGGTGTCGGCACAGGAGGCGCGGTGAGATTCACGCCCCTCAACGTAGAGCGCGCGGGGCTCGCCTGGGAAGACCGCCCACCCGGCCAGAACGGCCCGGCCAACCCTGCTTGACCAGTGCCTGGCGGATGTTACGCTCAGCCCATGGCTGCGCCCGCGCCCATGTCGCCGTCTTCGCCGGCCTTCCCCGTGATTGCCGGCATCCCGCTGGAGGTCGTCTGGCACGGCCCGCGCCCCGCCGAGGCGCCCACGCTGGTCTTTCTGCACGAGGGCCTCGGCTGCGTGAAGATGTGGCGCGATTTTCCGGCCCGGCTCGCGGAGGCCGCCGGGTGCGGGGCGCTGGTGTACAGCCGCGCGGGCTACGGCCAGAGCGGGCCGGCGACGCTCCCGCGCCCGACCCGCTACCTGCACGACGAGGGCCTGAGCGTGCTGCCGGAGCTGCTCGAGGCCCTGGGCGTGCGCGACCATATCGTGATCGGCCATTCGGACGGCGGGTCCATCGCGCTGATCTACGCGGGCGGCGCCCCGCGGCCCGGGCTGCGGGGGGTGATCACCGAAGCGGCCCACGTCTTCAACGAGCCCCTCAGCCACGCCTCGATTCAGGCGGCCAGGATCGCGTATGAGACGACCGACCTGCGGAGCAAGCTCGCGCGCTTCCACCGGGACGTGGACCACGCCTTCTGGGGCTGGAACGGAGTGTGGCTCTCCGACGACTTCTGGACCTGGAACATCGAGGAATACCTGCCGCGCATCCGGGTGCCGCTGCTCGTCATGCAGGGCGAGGACGACCAGTACGGCACGCCCGCGCAGGTGGAGGCAATCTGCTCGGGCGCGGGCGGACCGGCTCAGAAGCTGCTGCTCCCCCACTGCGCCCATACCCCGCACCGGGAAGCGCCCGAAGCGACCTTCACGGCGATGCACGCCTTTGTTGTGGAGGCGCTCGAAGGGAGCCATTCCGGGCCGCCTGCCCGCTGAACGTTCAGGATCAAGGTCAGGTGAGCCGACGCCTCGCCCGCCCATTGCCGTGGACCCCCATGCTGAGCGCATGAAGCCCCTGACTCCCCGGCTGCACGGGTTTGTCGACTACACCGCCTGCGGCCTGATGCTCGCCGCGCCCAGACTGCTGCGCCTGAGCCCGCAGGCCCGCCGCGCGTCGTACGCGCTCGCCGGCTCCTACCTGGGCGTGAGCCTGCTCACCGACTATCCGCCGGCACTCAGGCGAATGATTCCCTTTCCGGTGCACGGCAGAATCGAACTCGCCACCTTCCCGGCGCTGCTGCTGCTCGCCTCGGAAACGCAGGGCCGGAACCGCATCTACTTTCTAGCCTTGGCGGGCATGGTGGCGGGCGCCTACGCCCTCACCGACTGGAAGGCGGACCCCGACGCCTGAGCCGATCTCAGCCCAGCGCCCTCAACCCAGCGCCTGGGCCGCTGCCCGCCCCGCCACACGCCCGCTAAAGAGGCAGCCGCCCAGGAAGGTGCCTTCGAGCGCGCGGTAGCCGTGGTAGCCGCCGCCGCCGAAGCCCGCGACCTCGCCCGCCGCGTAGAGCCCGGGCAGGGGCTGGCCGCTCTCGGTCAGCACCCGGCCTTGCAGGTCGGTTTCGAGGCCGCCGAGCGACTTGCGGTCAGGATGTTCAGCCGCACGGCGATCAGGGGGCCGTCTGCCGGGTCGAGGATCGGCGCGGGTTTGGCGACGCGGATCAGCCGCTCGCTCGGCACCGCGCGGGCGCTGCGGGCGACGGCAAGCTGCGCGTCCTTGCCGGCGGCGTTGTGGACCTGAAGGTCACGGTCCAGAATCTCGCGCTCCAGCACGGCATAGTCGACGGTTGCGTGTCTTTCCCCCGTCAGTTCGTTCATGCCGCGCACGAGGTCAGGCAGGTTGTCGCGCACCACGAAATCGGCGCCGTGGTCCATAAAGGCCTGCACCGAGGGCGAGACCGCCGGCCCCGCCCGCCGCGCGACGAGGCGCAGGTCGCGGCCCGTGAGGTCAAGGTTCTGCTCGCTCCCCGACAGCGTGAATTCCTTTTTGATGATCTTGCGGTTGAGCACGAACCAGGTGTAGGGGTAGCCGTGGCCCGTGATGTGCGCGAGCGTGTCGAGCGTACTGCCGCCCGGGATGTGCGGGAAGGGCAGCCGGCGCCCGCTCGGGTCGAGCCACAAGCTGCTCGGCCCCGGCAGCACCCGGATCGCGTGGTTCGGCCACACCGGGTTCCAGTTGCGCAGCCCCTCGGTGTAGTGCCACATCCGGTCGGGGTTGATGACGCGCCCGCCCTGCGCGGCCACCTGCTGCTGGAGCAGGCCGTCCACGTGCTGCGGCACCCCACTCAGCATGGTTTCGGGCGCGGGGCCGAGCCGGTCGGTGGGCCAGTACCTCCGCACGAGCGCGTGGTTGCCGCCGATACCGCCCGACGTGACGATCACCGCGCCCCCCGTCCGCTCGAAGTCGCCCACGATCACCCGCGAGCTCGCCTCGCCGCGCCCCACGTCCGAGGGTTCGAGGATGTCGCCCGAGACGCCGTGCACCACGCCGTTCGTGACGATCAGCCGGCGCACCCGGTGGCGGAAGAGGAAGCGGACGCGCCCCGCCCGCTCGTGCTCGCGCACCCGGCGCGCAAAGGGTTCGACGACGCCCGGCCCGGTGCCCCAGGTGATGTGGAAGCGCGGCACCGAGTTGCCCGGCAGTCCAGCGCCCGCGCCGCCGCGCTCGGCCCAGCCCACCATCGGAAACCAGCGCATCCCGAGGCTGTGCAGCCACGCCCGCTTCTCGCCCGCCGCGAAGTCGAGGTAGGCGTCGGCCCAGCGCCGGGGCCAGAAGTCCTCGGGGCGGTCGAAGGCGGCGGCGGTCTGCCAGTCGCGCCCCGCGAGTTCGCGCGAGTCGCGGATGCCGAGCCGGCGCTGCTCGGGGCTGTCCACGAAAAACAGGCCGCCGAAAGACCAGTGGGCCTGGCCGCCGAGGTTCTGCTCGCCTTCCTGATCGAGCACGAGAACCCGGCGGCCCGCGTCGGCGAGTTCGGCGGCGGCGACGAGGCCGGCGAGGCCGGCGCCCACCACGATGGCGTCGGCGGAGGGCTCGGAACTGGCGGGGGTGGGCATGGCGCACGTCCTTGAGAATGGGGAGGAGGGAGGAGAGGCGCTCAGTAGACCGGCCCCCGGGGCAAAAGTGCAAGGGCGGGACCACGGTTACCTCATCTCCCGCCGGAACGAACCTCTATAAATGCGAAAGGAGCGCCCGCCGGACGCCCGCCGTGACCGTGCCTATACTCGCCGGGAAGGAGCCCCACCTATGCTTGAAGCCCACATCCGCCCCCACCGGGACTACCTGCTCGCGCAGGTGCCGGGACAGAAGCTCTTTCTGACGCTCAGCGTCCGCCCCACCGCCGAGGCGCGGCAGGCGCGGCCCGACCTCAGCGTCGTGTTCGTCGTGGACACCTCGGGCTCGATGCGTGAGGTCGTCACCGAGGGCACCGAGCCCACCGGGCGCACGACCACCGTGGACGGCCAGCGTTACGCCGTCGTGCGCGGTGCCAAGACCAAGCTGCAACTCGTGATCGAGGCGCTGCGCGGCGTGGTGACCTCGGACCTCCTCCGGCCCAACGACCACCTCGCGCTCGTGAAGTTCGACGACACGGCGGAAGTCCTCGTCCCCTTTACCGCCGCCGCCGACCGCACCGCACTTGCGACCGCTGTCGAGCGCCTCGACTGGTTCTCGGGCGGCACCCAGATGGGCAGCGGGATGCGCGCCGGGGCGAAGCTGCTGCGGGGCGAGAGCGGCAGCCGCCGCATGGTCCTGATCAGCGACGGCCAGACCTTCGACACCCCGCTCGCCGAGAGCCAGACCGAGGAACTCGCGCAAATGGGCCTGCCAGTCACCACCGTGGCCGTCGGCGACGAGGTGAATACCGATCTGCTCAACCTGATCGCCGACCGCACCCAGGGCCAGCCCATCGACGTGGTGCCCGACACCCAGCACCCGCAGCCGCCCGCTGTGCGCGCCTCGGAGTTGCCGGCGACGCTGCTCGGCGACCTCCAGCAGGCGGCGAACGAGGTGGTGACCGGGGTGGCGCTCTCGGTGAGGACCGTCAAGGATGTGGTGCTCGAACGCGTCACCCGCGTGCAGCCCACCCAGACCGAAGTCGCGCTCGCCGGCGGGCCGCTGCCGCTCGGCAACGTAGATGCGGGCAGCGGCTCGACCTACGTCCTCGAATTCACGCTGCCCGCGCGCCCGGCAGCCAAGATGCGCCTCGCGCAGCTCGGGCTCACCTACGAGGTGCCGGGGGCCGGTTACCGGGGCGAATTGCCGCCGCTCGACGTGGTTGTCGAGTTCACGGGCGAAGAGTCGCTCGCCGCGCGCATCGACCCCGAGGTGATGCAGTGGGTGCAGCAGCGCAACATTGAGGGGCTCGTCGCGCAGGCGACCCGCCAGGCCCAGAGCGACCCGCAACAGGCCGCCAAGACGCTGGAGCAAGCCCGCGCGATGACGCAGCGCCTCGGCAACGGCGCGATGACGCAGGCCCTCGACCGCGCGATCGGCGAACTCGGTTCCTCGAAGACCATCAGCCTCGGTACCGCCAAGACGCTCAAGATCGGCGCCAAGACCCAGACCCTCAAGGCGGACGCGGGCGGGCTGCCCAGCGACGAAGAGATTCGCAAGATGACCGGAGCGTAGTGGGCGTGACCGAGGCCCCATCCAGAGAGACCCTATCCAGGCGGAGCGCGTGGCGCTGAGCTGCCCGATCTGCGGCTCGCAGACGGCCCCCACCGACACGGTCTGCCGGGTCTGCGGGGCTCCGCTGTCCGCGCCCACGGACGGCGCAGGCCACTCGGCAGCGCTGCCGCCCGGCACCACCTTGCAGGGCGGGCAGTACGTCCTCAAGGGCGTGCTCGGGCAGGGGGGCTTCGGCATCACCTACGACGCGCAGGGCGAGCGGTTGGGGCTGCGGGTGGCGCTCAAGGAACTGTTCGTGAGCGGCTCGGTGCGCCGGGGGCGCGACGTGTTCGTGCCGGGCAGCTTGAGTCTTCAGGAAGCGCAGGGCCTCAAGAACGGCTTTCTGGAAGAGGCGAAAGTCCTCGCGCGCTTCAACGACCCCGGCATCGTGCGGGTGCTGAACTATTTCGAGGAGAACGGCACCGCCTACCTCGTGATGGAGTTTCTCGAAGGCGAGACGCTCGGTACGGCCATCGAGAAGCGCGGGCCGCTGCCGCCGCTCGTCGCCGCGCACATCGCCGACTCGGCGGCGCACACGCTCGCGCTCGTACACGGGGCGGGGCTGCTGCACCGCGACATCAAACCCGACAACCTCTTTCTGGAGAAATCGGGGCGCATCGTCCTGATCGACTTCGGCTCGGTGCGGGCTTTCGCGCCGGGGCAGACGGTGAGCCACACCCGACTCGTCACGCCCGGCTACGCGCCGCTGGAGCAGTACGGCTCGCAGGCCAAATTCGGCCCCTACACCGACATCTACGCACTGGGGGCGACGCTGTACCACGCCCTGACCGGCCAGATGCCCCCGCCCGCCACCGACCTGATGCTCGGCACGCCACTGCCACCTCTGCCCGCCCAGACGCCGCCCAACCTGCGTGAAGCCGTGCTGCGGGCGATGGCCCTGCGCGTCGAGGACCGCCCGCAAGACGCCCGCGCCCTGCAAGCCCTGCTGCGGGGAGAAGGGCCGAAAACGCCGACTCCAGCCCCCCAGACTGCGGCGCCCCAAACCCCTGTACCTCAGCCGCGCCCGACTCCTGCGCCGCCACCACCCCCAGCCGTGCGGGAGGCCCGCCGCGCTCCGGCCCCGGCGCCCGCCACCGCACCGGCCCCGGTACCCCGGCCTGTGCCCCCTGCTCCGGTGGTGGTGCGGACGCCGCCCCCAAGTCCACCCCCGCCAGCGAACCGGGCGCGGGCACGGCGCACCGGACGAACGCTGACGGTGCTCAGCTTTCTGCTCGGCGGCGGCGCGCTCGGAGTGCTGTGGGCGAGCGGCAGCGCGGCGCAGGATTTTCCGCCCGGGGTGGTGACGCCCGTGACCGCCGGGCTCGTCGGGGCCGCCGCCGGAGCCTTCACCGGAGCGCTCGTGTGGTGGGC
The genomic region above belongs to Deinococcus reticulitermitis and contains:
- a CDS encoding branched-chain amino acid ABC transporter permease, which translates into the protein MQLILLQLVNSLAFGSLLFLLSAGFSLIFGVAKVANLAHGAFYVLAAYIGLTLTGLTGNFWLGVLGATVAGALLGVLADRLLLSRLHGHELRQVLATLGLTFVISDLIRNRWGADIKSVSPPAPFDGPITVGGMIVPSYPLVLIVIGVAVFVLMRLVLRKTLAGAQIRAVTADKVMAGTLGLPVLRISMLTFAAGIGLAAFGGAVGSPQLALSPNLDSRMTLYALIVVVIGGLGSIEGAFLAAMLVALVSGFGAVYFPAFAEISIFALMILVIAVRPQGLLGRRLGNA
- a CDS encoding ABC transporter substrate-binding protein, yielding MKQALKPLTLLFLLLAGSASAQSGAPSGPVKVGVIMPFSGVYAQIGEEGWKGMTLYLDSIGNRVAGRTIQLLREDEEADAGVALRKANKLISLDRVELLAGVVLTPSAYALAPVVEKARVPLVVFNALGNDLTRSRKNPYVFRASGSGWQFSHPFGKYVAQKVSKNVFLLAADYAFGRDSVADFKAAYTGAGGKVVGEVYTPLGSPDFSPYLARIAAARPEAVYAFLSGSDAVLFMKQFVQFGLQKSVKLAVSGEMVDEKLLNSVDQGVVGTISVSAWVQDLTNEQNRLFMGAYQKKYNEVPGVFALRGWDTARVIVEALRKTKGRTDNKAALLAALRTVHFPSPHGTFRFDPGTQNVVHNIYVRQVVNGPRGLVNKTVVSLGSFADPGK
- a CDS encoding MBL fold metallo-hydrolase encodes the protein MTTPLPPLTPVLGSLYALEVPIPFPMKTVTVLVDRPAPGQGGAVTLVDTAIDTPQARAGLEGALGQLGLRPGDVERVILTHHHPDHSGLAGWFEEGGAQVFMLDREIQHGGRYWAEWDDWLPRVLTHMREHGLPPELHAGQERFHRHVREMVRVARHLHPLHEGQTLTLAGCEWEVLWLPGHADGHLALWQPEEKLLIAGDTVLPRITPNIGLYAYSRPNPLGDYLTTLDRLEALAPRRALVGHYGPELLGVRERAAELRTHHHARLAVLEAAVRQGPGTAYALTRQLFPHALSEPHLRFALAETLAHLEYLRIRSRLDLSYEHQVLVYSC
- a CDS encoding enoyl-CoA hydratase/isomerase family protein; the protein is MNLTAPPVPTPPESALRREQRGSLLVLTLSRPEVRNALSTPLIGELRAALEVARADPAVRGVVLTGDGAAFCGGLDVEELRAMAERRPEEHRADADAFRTLLETLYLFPKPTFAAVNGHAVAAGAGLVCACDFAVMEGRAKIGFTEAKIGFVAALVAVFLTRQIAEKHARDLLLSARLIGGEEAARIGLVTEVCPEGQALSRALALAQSVIANAPLSLAVTKAMLARAPHLSVEDGLREAAALNARARASASLREGVSAFLEKRSPDWDGLPTDLAEHEGVK
- a CDS encoding alpha/beta fold hydrolase, giving the protein MAAPAPMSPSSPAFPVIAGIPLEVVWHGPRPAEAPTLVFLHEGLGCVKMWRDFPARLAEAAGCGALVYSRAGYGQSGPATLPRPTRYLHDEGLSVLPELLEALGVRDHIVIGHSDGGSIALIYAGGAPRPGLRGVITEAAHVFNEPLSHASIQAARIAYETTDLRSKLARFHRDVDHAFWGWNGVWLSDDFWTWNIEEYLPRIRVPLLVMQGEDDQYGTPAQVEAICSGAGGPAQKLLLPHCAHTPHREAPEATFTAMHAFVVEALEGSHSGPPAR
- a CDS encoding vWA domain-containing protein produces the protein MLEAHIRPHRDYLLAQVPGQKLFLTLSVRPTAEARQARPDLSVVFVVDTSGSMREVVTEGTEPTGRTTTVDGQRYAVVRGAKTKLQLVIEALRGVVTSDLLRPNDHLALVKFDDTAEVLVPFTAAADRTALATAVERLDWFSGGTQMGSGMRAGAKLLRGESGSRRMVLISDGQTFDTPLAESQTEELAQMGLPVTTVAVGDEVNTDLLNLIADRTQGQPIDVVPDTQHPQPPAVRASELPATLLGDLQQAANEVVTGVALSVRTVKDVVLERVTRVQPTQTEVALAGGPLPLGNVDAGSGSTYVLEFTLPARPAAKMRLAQLGLTYEVPGAGYRGELPPLDVVVEFTGEESLAARIDPEVMQWVQQRNIEGLVAQATRQAQSDPQQAAKTLEQARAMTQRLGNGAMTQALDRAIGELGSSKTISLGTAKTLKIGAKTQTLKADAGGLPSDEEIRKMTGA
- a CDS encoding protein kinase domain-containing protein, translated to MALSCPICGSQTAPTDTVCRVCGAPLSAPTDGAGHSAALPPGTTLQGGQYVLKGVLGQGGFGITYDAQGERLGLRVALKELFVSGSVRRGRDVFVPGSLSLQEAQGLKNGFLEEAKVLARFNDPGIVRVLNYFEENGTAYLVMEFLEGETLGTAIEKRGPLPPLVAAHIADSAAHTLALVHGAGLLHRDIKPDNLFLEKSGRIVLIDFGSVRAFAPGQTVSHTRLVTPGYAPLEQYGSQAKFGPYTDIYALGATLYHALTGQMPPPATDLMLGTPLPPLPAQTPPNLREAVLRAMALRVEDRPQDARALQALLRGEGPKTPTPAPQTAAPQTPVPQPRPTPAPPPPPAVREARRAPAPAPATAPAPVPRPVPPAPVVVRTPPPSPPPPANRARARRTGRTLTVLSFLLGGGALGVLWASGSAAQDFPPGVVTPVTAGLVGAAAGAFTGALVWWAMPVMLPVVAALTAYLAAQQSGYFLPTALSVSVMAAVLSLLFMRLIRRI